One genomic region from Halococcus qingdaonensis encodes:
- a CDS encoding TrmB family transcriptional regulator — MSDPTGTLDRLGLTEYEERALTELLTLGRTTAPTLAESTGIPKARIYGVLDALADRGFVKVIPERPKRYQPRSPETILERAVENRRQEYEGFRADLDEQRTAFLEEFEPRYERASEDVTPTEELFSVVDVGEPSESATRRLYHEADEQLRIISKSFEYLDTVAPTLADAIERDIDISVLLLHPDQLDADNATIQADLVDRIETEYPAVGVRFSTEKLPWRGTLADPSMDYESGRAILLVEEKDVPLSMRQAALTENGSFVAGLKRYFDLIWEHESVAEYPKSSVEKE, encoded by the coding sequence ATGAGCGACCCCACCGGGACCCTCGACAGGCTGGGTCTCACCGAGTACGAAGAACGCGCGCTGACGGAGCTGTTGACCCTGGGTCGGACGACCGCCCCGACGCTCGCCGAGAGCACCGGCATCCCCAAAGCCCGCATCTACGGCGTGCTCGACGCGCTCGCCGATCGCGGGTTCGTGAAGGTGATCCCCGAACGCCCGAAACGCTACCAGCCCCGCTCGCCCGAGACGATCCTCGAACGCGCCGTCGAGAACCGACGCCAGGAGTACGAGGGGTTTCGCGCCGATCTCGACGAACAGCGCACGGCCTTCTTGGAGGAGTTCGAGCCCCGCTACGAGCGCGCGAGCGAGGACGTGACTCCCACCGAGGAGCTGTTCTCGGTCGTCGACGTTGGCGAACCGAGCGAGTCCGCGACCCGGCGGCTCTACCACGAGGCCGACGAGCAGCTTCGCATCATCTCCAAGAGCTTCGAGTATCTCGACACCGTCGCGCCGACGCTGGCCGACGCCATCGAGCGCGACATCGACATCTCGGTACTGCTGCTCCATCCCGACCAGCTCGACGCCGACAACGCCACGATCCAGGCCGATCTCGTCGATCGCATCGAGACCGAGTATCCGGCCGTCGGCGTGCGATTCAGCACCGAGAAACTGCCGTGGCGGGGCACGCTCGCCGACCCGAGCATGGACTACGAGAGCGGGCGGGCAATTCTCCTCGTCGAGGAGAAGGACGTCCCGTTGTCGATGCGACAGGCTGCACTCACCGAGAACGGTTCCTTTGTGGCTGGGCTCAAGCGCTACTTCGACCTGATCTGGGAGCACGAGAGCGTCGCCGAGTATCCGAAATCGAGTGTGGAGAAAGAGTAA